A window from Spartinivicinus poritis encodes these proteins:
- a CDS encoding phage minor head protein, which produces MHFAFNREQKGDEPAGTNKAPKEALDYFRDKGIRITWDYREVWKTQHTEAFTVAKAMCQDVLLEIRSALDKALAEGLPFETFKKELMPFLEERGWTGIKIHPDGSRVELGTPRRLKLIYDTNMRVARAAGQWQRIQRAKRAMPYLLYSLGPSKEHRPLHEKWAGVVLPIDDIFWNTHFPPNGWGCRCRIRQITKREATRRGISPMPDFNPVRWTNKYTGRKEMVPEGIDPGWNYNPGQSRSQWLEKYAQEKDKEFNKAFS; this is translated from the coding sequence ATGCATTTTGCGTTTAATCGTGAGCAGAAAGGTGATGAACCAGCTGGCACTAACAAAGCCCCAAAAGAAGCGCTGGATTATTTTCGGGATAAGGGGATTAGAATTACATGGGATTATCGCGAGGTATGGAAAACACAGCATACGGAAGCTTTCACTGTGGCTAAGGCCATGTGTCAGGATGTGCTACTGGAAATTCGATCTGCCTTGGATAAAGCCTTAGCTGAGGGGTTACCGTTTGAAACCTTTAAAAAAGAATTAATGCCCTTTTTAGAAGAGCGAGGCTGGACAGGCATTAAAATTCACCCAGACGGATCACGAGTAGAATTAGGTACCCCTAGACGCTTAAAATTAATTTACGATACCAATATGCGAGTCGCCAGAGCCGCTGGCCAATGGCAACGTATTCAACGGGCTAAGCGGGCTATGCCTTACTTGTTGTATAGCTTAGGGCCATCCAAAGAGCACCGTCCCCTCCACGAAAAATGGGCAGGTGTAGTACTACCGATAGACGATATATTTTGGAATACCCATTTCCCCCCTAATGGCTGGGGCTGCCGGTGTCGTATAAGACAAATCACTAAGCGAGAAGCCACTCGTCGGGGAATTTCACCAATGCCTGATTTTAATCCTGTCCGTTGGACAAACAAATACACTGGACGCAAGGAAATGGTACCTGAAGGCATAGACCCCGGTTGGAATTATAATCCCGGTCAATCCCGTTCACAGTGGTTAGAAAAGTACGCCCAAGAAAAAGATAAGGAATTTAACAAAGCGTTTAGTTAA
- a CDS encoding DUF935 domain-containing protein, whose amino-acid sequence MAENKTKAVNKKSLTREVAGPSAVRNPFEMEAVASGLTPSKLASVLQEAAEGDMQAYLTLAEEMEEREPHYASVLRTRKFAVCSLDISVEHSTENKFTEEIQQLIDTPEFADMMSDALDAIGKGFSVNEIIWDQTGSVWKPVAYKWRDPRYFMFLKDNPEELRIIDESNSEEGLEIPPYKFIVHRPRLKSGLTLRGGLARLVAFSYLCKMYGLKDWMAFLEIYGVPLRVGRYEGELTEEQETALRRAVYEIGTDAAAILPKSMEIDFVQVTYAASGSDAFARLAEWIDRQISKAVLGQTMTADDGSSHAQAQVHDEVRQDIIDADAKQLATTINRDLIKPYIDLNYGVQEEYPRIKISLPESYDTENLADNLAKLVPLGLKISQQEVRTKLGLSEPQEGEELLTAPSTQPAESNKEDKANNRQQACTHCQALNSQQPDEIDQLETLMLDGWQQQLAPVIDPLIAAIQQAQSYEEIQLLLPDLLNKMDRTQLTESLAKAGFIAYGHGVAEGGN is encoded by the coding sequence ATGGCTGAGAATAAGACAAAGGCAGTGAATAAAAAAAGCCTCACTCGTGAGGTAGCAGGCCCTTCTGCAGTGCGAAACCCATTTGAAATGGAAGCGGTGGCCAGTGGCTTAACCCCGAGTAAATTAGCATCAGTTTTACAGGAAGCTGCCGAAGGGGATATGCAAGCGTATTTAACCCTGGCGGAAGAAATGGAAGAACGGGAGCCTCATTATGCCAGTGTCTTACGTACCCGAAAATTTGCGGTGTGTAGTCTGGATATTAGCGTGGAACACAGTACTGAAAATAAATTCACAGAAGAAATACAACAGTTAATTGATACCCCTGAATTTGCTGACATGATGAGTGATGCCCTGGATGCAATTGGTAAAGGGTTTAGCGTCAATGAAATTATCTGGGATCAGACCGGCAGTGTATGGAAACCGGTGGCGTATAAATGGCGTGATCCGCGTTATTTTATGTTCCTGAAAGACAACCCAGAAGAGTTACGAATTATTGATGAATCCAACTCAGAGGAAGGGCTGGAAATTCCACCGTATAAATTTATTGTCCATCGGCCACGGTTAAAATCAGGTTTAACCTTGAGAGGCGGGTTAGCCCGACTAGTGGCCTTTTCTTACCTGTGCAAAATGTATGGCCTCAAGGATTGGATGGCCTTTTTAGAAATTTATGGTGTACCACTTCGGGTGGGCCGCTATGAGGGGGAGTTAACCGAAGAACAGGAAACGGCTTTACGACGAGCTGTGTATGAAATTGGCACGGATGCCGCCGCAATATTACCTAAATCGATGGAAATTGATTTTGTTCAGGTGACTTATGCCGCGAGTGGTTCGGATGCCTTTGCTCGACTGGCGGAGTGGATCGACCGGCAGATATCCAAAGCGGTACTTGGCCAGACCATGACCGCCGATGATGGGAGCAGTCACGCACAAGCTCAAGTCCATGATGAGGTGCGCCAGGATATTATTGACGCGGATGCCAAACAATTAGCTACCACCATTAACCGAGATTTAATTAAGCCCTATATTGATTTGAATTACGGGGTACAGGAAGAATACCCACGTATCAAAATTAGCCTACCAGAGTCGTATGATACGGAAAACCTGGCGGATAATTTAGCCAAGCTGGTACCACTCGGATTAAAAATTTCACAGCAGGAAGTGCGGACAAAGTTAGGTTTATCAGAGCCTCAAGAAGGGGAGGAATTATTAACAGCCCCAAGTACACAACCCGCTGAGTCCAATAAAGAAGATAAGGCGAATAACCGGCAACAGGCGTGTACTCACTGCCAGGCATTAAACAGCCAGCAGCCTGACGAGATTGATCAGCTGGAAACCCTGATGTTGGACGGTTGGCAACAGCAGCTAGCACCGGTAATTGATCCTCTGATAGCTGCTATTCAACAAGCGCAAAGCTATGAAGAGATACAACTGTTGCTACCTGATCTATTAAATAAAATGGATCGTACTCAACTGACGGAGAGTTTAGCCAAGGCTGGATTTATTGCCTATGGTCATGGTGTAGCAGAGGGCGGCAACTGA